The following proteins are co-located in the Primulina tabacum isolate GXHZ01 chromosome 11, ASM2559414v2, whole genome shotgun sequence genome:
- the LOC142519003 gene encoding 2-carboxy-1,4-naphthoquinone phytyltransferase, chloroplastic isoform X2, giving the protein MSVAAASVWNMSHVSCSKKLVEFRQITNRTYQASSCLPNAAQRLLLCSQMSFNKAGIRQLKSVRLRHGFRLKCEALCADIPLEGKCENISKATLVWRAIKLPMYSVALIPLTVGSAAAYWQTGHCCAKRYLTLLVSSVLVIAWLNLSNDVHDFDKGADRNKKESVVNLVGSRTGTHIVACLLLALGLIGLTRVSIEAGSLRSVLLLVYAIFCGYIYQCPPFRLGYVGLGEPLCFAAFGPFATTAFYLLQSGTRELAISATAISSSLLVGFTTTLILFCSHFHQVEDDKAVGKYSPLVRLGNDVGAKVVKMAVTSLYSLLLALGLGQALPFSCVVLGALTFPIGKLVSSFVEKNHKDKSTIFLAKYYCVRLHAAFGLALAAGLVAARLFVRKQLPHAIII; this is encoded by the exons ATGTCTgtggcagcagcttccgtttGGAATATGAGCCATGTATCTTGTTCCAAGAAACTCGTCGAATTCAGGCAAATTACTAACAG GACTTATCAAGCATCATCATGTCTTCCAAATGCTGCTCAAAGGCTACTATTATGCAGTCAAATGTCTTTCAATAAGGCAGGCATAAGGCAGTTAAAATCTGTTCGATTACGCCATGGGTTTCGATTGAAGTGTGAAGCTTTGTGTGCTGACATTCCTCTTGAAGGAAAGTGCGAAAATATTTCCAAAGCAACTTTGGTGTGGAGAGCCATCAAATTGCCAATGTACTCTGTTGCTTTGATCCCTCTCACT gtAGGAAGTGCAGCTGCTTATTGGCAGACTGGCCACTGTTGTGCAAAGCGCTATCTGACTCTCCTGGTTTCTTCAGTACTCGTTATAGCCTGGCTCAACTTAAG CAACGACGTTCATGATTTTGATAAAGGTGCGGATAGAAACAAGAAAGAGTCGGTGGTTAACTTGGTTGGCAG CCGAACAGGAACTCATATTGTTGCTTGTTTGCTACTCGCACTGGGCCTAATTGGCCTAACACGTGTATCGATTGAGGCTGGAAGTCTCCGTTCTGTGTTGCTTTTAGTTTATGCCATATTTTGTGGCTACATTTACCAG TGTCCACCTTTTCGTTTGGGTTACGTAGGGCTGGGGGAACCCTTATGCTTTGCAGCATTTGGTCCATTTGCCACTACTGCTTTTTACTTGCTTCAAAGCGGCACCAG GGAGCTTGCAATATCTGCGACTGCCATTTCTTCATCGTTACTTGTTGGTTTTACTACGACCTTGATCCTCTTTTGCAGCCATTTTCATCAG GTCGAGGATGACAAGGCTGTCGGAAAATACTCCCCATTA GTAAGGCTTGGAAATGACGTGGGTGCAAAAGTAGTCAAAATGGCCGTGACGTCGCTCTATTCACTTTTACTTGCTCTTGGACTTGGCCAAGCTCTTCCTTTCTCGTGTGTC GTTCTTGGTGCTTTAACATTTCCGATTGGAAAATTAGTATCTTCCTTCGTCGAAAAGAACCACAAG GATAAATCAACGATCTTTCTGGCCAAATACTACTGTGTGAGACTACATGCTGCATTTGGACTTGCATTAGCAGCAGGGCTGGTGGCAGCTAGATTATTTGTTAGAAAACAGCTCCCACATGCtattataatttga
- the LOC142519003 gene encoding 2-carboxy-1,4-naphthoquinone phytyltransferase, chloroplastic isoform X1, with translation MSVAAASVWNMSHVSCSKKLVEFRQITNRTYQASSCLPNAAQRLLLCSQMSFNKAGIRQLKSVRLRHGFRLKCEALCADIPLEGKCENISKATLVWRAIKLPMYSVALIPLTVGSAAAYWQTGHCCAKRYLTLLVSSVLVIAWLNLSNDVHDFDKGADRNKKESVVNLVGSRTGTHIVACLLLALGLIGLTRVSIEAGSLRSVLLLVYAIFCGYIYQCPPFRLGYVGLGEPLCFAAFGPFATTAFYLLQSGTRELAISATAISSSLLVGFTTTLILFCSHFHQVEDDKAVGKYSPLVRLGNDVGAKVVKMAVTSLYSLLLALGLGQALPFSCVSFLGDSRLPFQVLGALTFPIGKLVSSFVEKNHKDKSTIFLAKYYCVRLHAAFGLALAAGLVAARLFVRKQLPHAIII, from the exons ATGTCTgtggcagcagcttccgtttGGAATATGAGCCATGTATCTTGTTCCAAGAAACTCGTCGAATTCAGGCAAATTACTAACAG GACTTATCAAGCATCATCATGTCTTCCAAATGCTGCTCAAAGGCTACTATTATGCAGTCAAATGTCTTTCAATAAGGCAGGCATAAGGCAGTTAAAATCTGTTCGATTACGCCATGGGTTTCGATTGAAGTGTGAAGCTTTGTGTGCTGACATTCCTCTTGAAGGAAAGTGCGAAAATATTTCCAAAGCAACTTTGGTGTGGAGAGCCATCAAATTGCCAATGTACTCTGTTGCTTTGATCCCTCTCACT gtAGGAAGTGCAGCTGCTTATTGGCAGACTGGCCACTGTTGTGCAAAGCGCTATCTGACTCTCCTGGTTTCTTCAGTACTCGTTATAGCCTGGCTCAACTTAAG CAACGACGTTCATGATTTTGATAAAGGTGCGGATAGAAACAAGAAAGAGTCGGTGGTTAACTTGGTTGGCAG CCGAACAGGAACTCATATTGTTGCTTGTTTGCTACTCGCACTGGGCCTAATTGGCCTAACACGTGTATCGATTGAGGCTGGAAGTCTCCGTTCTGTGTTGCTTTTAGTTTATGCCATATTTTGTGGCTACATTTACCAG TGTCCACCTTTTCGTTTGGGTTACGTAGGGCTGGGGGAACCCTTATGCTTTGCAGCATTTGGTCCATTTGCCACTACTGCTTTTTACTTGCTTCAAAGCGGCACCAG GGAGCTTGCAATATCTGCGACTGCCATTTCTTCATCGTTACTTGTTGGTTTTACTACGACCTTGATCCTCTTTTGCAGCCATTTTCATCAG GTCGAGGATGACAAGGCTGTCGGAAAATACTCCCCATTA GTAAGGCTTGGAAATGACGTGGGTGCAAAAGTAGTCAAAATGGCCGTGACGTCGCTCTATTCACTTTTACTTGCTCTTGGACTTGGCCAAGCTCTTCCTTTCTCGTGTGTC TCGTTCCTTGGTGATAGTCGTTTGCCGTTCCAGGTTCTTGGTGCTTTAACATTTCCGATTGGAAAATTAGTATCTTCCTTCGTCGAAAAGAACCACAAG GATAAATCAACGATCTTTCTGGCCAAATACTACTGTGTGAGACTACATGCTGCATTTGGACTTGCATTAGCAGCAGGGCTGGTGGCAGCTAGATTATTTGTTAGAAAACAGCTCCCACATGCtattataatttga